Proteins co-encoded in one Kutzneria chonburiensis genomic window:
- a CDS encoding STAS domain-containing protein, which yields MATVAVERPADDIAVVQVDGEVDMVTAPALESQVVALLAEKPKVLIIDLTGVRFFSSAGLAVLALAHREADETTQLRVVANDPAVLRPLELTGLTEDLFIRPSRKSAMDA from the coding sequence TTGGCGACCGTCGCCGTCGAGCGTCCGGCCGACGACATCGCTGTGGTCCAGGTGGACGGCGAGGTCGACATGGTCACCGCGCCGGCGCTGGAGAGCCAGGTCGTCGCGCTGCTCGCGGAGAAGCCGAAGGTCCTGATCATCGACCTGACCGGGGTCCGGTTCTTCTCCTCGGCCGGGCTGGCCGTGCTGGCCCTGGCCCACCGCGAGGCCGACGAGACGACCCAGCTGCGCGTGGTGGCCAACGACCCGGCCGTGCTGCGGCCGCTGGAGCTGACCGGCCTGACCGAGGACCTGTTCATCCGGCCGAGCCGGAAATCCGCGATGGACGCATGA
- a CDS encoding SpoIIE family protein phosphatase has product MSGVDPLRWHGLAKAEQLSGIRRSIEEWTERAGLGVDLSQMVALAVYEAMANVVEHAYRDDGIGTLDVEIRHDGDAVIAVIADEGHWHVSTPEEQRHRGRGLALIERLAAQVTVLPGNTGTHVRMRWPVDQRDGRLRFLDAVTDAGLAQLGTTALLRELLSRIHTLLDVDTAAVLVYDRSGDHLVVTACVGLENQVRRPIRIPFGVGLAGKVAESQRALVVDRIDETTVESPLLRESGLSVLAGVPMVAGGTLVGVLRVGAAGDRTFSAQDILLLQIAADRLALAVQAQASNAESSPTTALQRSLLPSRLPSIAGLDFAGRYAPGADLGVGGDWYDVFSLSGGRIGIVIGDVAGHGFPAAVVMGRLRSALRAYALDNDKPEIVMDKLDRKASHFEAGVMATVAYAVVEPEAGRLTLCLAGHLRPVLARPGRPSRFVDAVVDPPIGFSLKGRRRRSQVVELPPGATLCFYTDGLVERRDRPIDVGLAELLAAVAPVPSETVCSELMAEFVEGQATADDVALLVMHRTEAV; this is encoded by the coding sequence ATGAGCGGCGTCGACCCGCTGCGCTGGCACGGTCTGGCCAAGGCCGAGCAGCTCAGCGGCATCCGTCGCTCGATCGAGGAGTGGACCGAGCGGGCCGGACTGGGCGTCGACCTGTCGCAGATGGTGGCGCTGGCGGTGTACGAGGCCATGGCCAACGTGGTCGAGCACGCCTACCGCGACGACGGCATCGGCACCCTCGACGTGGAGATCCGGCATGACGGCGACGCCGTCATCGCGGTGATCGCCGACGAGGGCCACTGGCACGTCAGCACGCCCGAGGAGCAGCGGCACCGCGGCCGCGGGCTGGCGCTGATCGAGCGACTCGCCGCCCAGGTCACCGTGCTGCCGGGCAACACCGGCACCCACGTCCGCATGCGCTGGCCGGTCGACCAGCGGGACGGTCGCCTGCGCTTCCTCGACGCCGTCACCGACGCCGGTCTTGCCCAGCTGGGCACCACGGCCCTGCTGCGGGAACTGCTGAGCCGTATTCACACCCTGCTGGACGTGGACACCGCGGCCGTGCTGGTCTACGACCGGTCCGGCGACCACCTCGTCGTCACCGCCTGCGTCGGTCTGGAAAACCAGGTCCGCCGGCCGATCCGGATCCCGTTCGGGGTCGGGCTGGCCGGGAAGGTGGCCGAGAGCCAGCGGGCGCTGGTCGTGGACCGGATCGACGAGACCACTGTGGAGTCGCCGCTGCTGCGGGAGAGCGGCCTCAGCGTCCTGGCCGGTGTGCCCATGGTGGCCGGCGGGACGCTGGTCGGTGTGCTGCGCGTGGGCGCCGCGGGCGACCGGACGTTCAGCGCCCAGGACATTCTCCTGCTCCAGATCGCCGCCGACCGGCTGGCGCTGGCCGTGCAGGCGCAGGCGTCCAACGCCGAAAGCAGCCCCACCACGGCGTTGCAGCGCAGCCTGCTGCCCAGCCGCCTGCCGTCCATCGCCGGGCTCGACTTCGCCGGCCGCTACGCCCCCGGCGCCGACCTGGGCGTCGGCGGTGACTGGTACGACGTGTTCTCCCTGTCCGGCGGCCGCATCGGCATCGTGATCGGCGACGTCGCCGGGCACGGCTTTCCGGCCGCCGTCGTGATGGGCCGGCTGCGCAGCGCGCTGCGGGCGTACGCCCTCGACAACGACAAGCCCGAGATCGTGATGGACAAGCTGGACCGCAAGGCCAGCCACTTCGAGGCCGGCGTGATGGCCACCGTGGCCTATGCCGTGGTCGAGCCGGAGGCCGGCCGGCTGACGCTGTGCCTGGCCGGTCACCTGAGACCCGTGCTGGCCCGGCCCGGCCGGCCCAGCCGATTCGTGGACGCCGTCGTGGACCCGCCGATCGGCTTCTCGCTCAAGGGCCGTCGCCGTCGCAGCCAGGTCGTCGAGCTGCCGCCGGGGGCGACCCTGTGCTTCTACACCGACGGCCTGGTGGAGCGGCGGGACCGGCCGATCGACGTCGGGCTGGCCGAGCTGCTGGCAGCCGTCGCGCCGGTGCCGTCGGAGACGGTGTGTTCGGAGCTGATGGCCGAGTTCGTCGAGGGACAGGCGACCGCGGATGACGTGGCGTTGCTGGTGATGCACCGGACGGAGGCCGTGTAG